A genomic stretch from Shewanella sediminis HAW-EB3 includes:
- a CDS encoding iron-containing alcohol dehydrogenase, producing MSDFTRKLNTRHLEFPAQLLVEKNAIANTPLLSNLPLSQGVLLAIDDGVKTLAEQVLPHLWASKSCTTHVIEKADFTNVSQIDAICAERQIETVVAFGGGKVLDVCKRLASLRHIELIVIPTALSSDCVSSPIAVIFDESGKKLSLPAAIPNVIIVDTKLCSQAPRRLTQAGIGDLLSNYCALLDMNYAKDRADVDGFSYLLAKSAANEIVGMQHLSLTDQAVITQLAEGLILSGLAMGFSGDSRPCSGAEHLISHALDFLNLGDGLHGEQVALGMKFCHHLRLLLNLPALNPSVLACIDGFNIRSTPDSLNISKNEFFEALAISPEMRKGRMTFLEKQNSIPKAQLEKAYINAFE from the coding sequence TTGTCAGACTTCACAAGGAAGCTCAACACTCGACACTTGGAGTTTCCTGCCCAGTTGCTCGTTGAGAAAAATGCGATAGCAAATACGCCTCTGTTATCAAACTTACCACTTTCCCAAGGGGTACTGCTGGCCATAGATGATGGTGTGAAGACATTGGCTGAACAGGTTTTACCCCATTTATGGGCCAGTAAAAGCTGCACTACACATGTAATAGAAAAAGCTGACTTTACTAATGTATCTCAAATCGATGCCATTTGTGCAGAGCGACAAATCGAGACCGTCGTGGCTTTCGGTGGAGGAAAAGTTCTCGATGTATGCAAACGGTTAGCAAGCCTACGTCATATTGAACTCATTGTAATACCGACAGCACTTTCCAGCGATTGTGTCTCTTCGCCTATTGCCGTAATTTTTGATGAATCAGGAAAAAAGCTCAGCCTGCCTGCTGCAATTCCCAATGTCATCATCGTCGATACAAAGCTCTGCTCTCAAGCACCGAGGCGCCTTACTCAAGCAGGTATTGGCGATCTTCTTTCAAACTATTGTGCATTACTTGATATGAACTATGCCAAAGACAGAGCCGATGTTGATGGTTTTTCCTATCTGCTCGCCAAATCTGCGGCAAATGAGATTGTGGGCATGCAGCACCTGTCACTCACAGATCAAGCTGTGATCACTCAGCTCGCCGAAGGACTTATTTTGTCTGGGTTGGCGATGGGATTTTCGGGAGACTCTCGCCCCTGTTCCGGCGCAGAACATTTGATTAGCCATGCATTGGATTTTCTTAACCTTGGAGATGGTTTACATGGCGAACAGGTAGCACTGGGAATGAAGTTTTGCCATCACCTAAGATTACTCCTGAATCTACCAGCCCTAAATCCTTCAGTATTAGCATGTATTGATGGCTTCAATATTCGCAGTACCCCCGATTCATTAAACATCAGCAAAAATGAATTTTTTGAAGCATTAGCTATCAGCCCTGAAATGCGCAAAGGTCGTATGACATTTTTAGAGAAACAAAACTCTATACCTAAGGCCCAACTAGAAAAAGCATATATAAATGCATTTGAATAA
- a CDS encoding adenylyltransferase/cytidyltransferase family protein has translation MSKKVLVVGVFDLFHRGHVEFLQKASEFGDELIILINGDEMTEKYKRRPIYSEDDRATILNALSCVSQVEVTNSFDIKPIIEKYNIDVIVHGDDWEHESYLAQIRCTQSYLDEQGVSLAYTEYHKSVSTSTLLKQIKEA, from the coding sequence ATGTCTAAAAAAGTTTTAGTGGTCGGTGTATTCGATCTTTTTCATCGAGGTCATGTCGAGTTCCTTCAGAAAGCCTCAGAATTTGGTGATGAACTCATTATATTGATTAATGGCGATGAGATGACCGAAAAATATAAGCGGCGTCCAATATATAGTGAAGATGATAGGGCAACTATTCTCAATGCGCTCAGCTGTGTTTCACAGGTCGAAGTCACCAATAGTTTTGATATCAAACCTATTATTGAAAAATACAATATCGACGTCATTGTTCATGGTGATGACTGGGAACATGAATCATATTTAGCACAAATTCGGTGCACTCAATCATATCTTGACGAGCAAGGTGTAAGCCTAGCCTATACTGAATATCATAAATCTGTCAGTACCAGCACCTTACTAAAACAGATCAAGGAGGCATAA